DNA sequence from the Liolophura sinensis isolate JHLJ2023 chromosome 1, CUHK_Ljap_v2, whole genome shotgun sequence genome:
tacaagccTTAAAAGTTAATTAACGATTAGGCCTAATTTATCTTTTATCCCCATATCGTTTCTCTTAAGACAAAATCTGTCGTACATGAAATGCAGACCATGCATAAAAAACTTATGTCAAGCTTCATTGAATGGCATATATGTGCAGGTACGATGCACCTTTGGTCTAATGGCATTAATGTTGAATGTAATATGAATATGCACCTTGATTTAAGAGTACACCGCGTGTCTTCAGTACCGGATGTTGACAAATTGTTACTTGGAGACAATACAGTACAGGTTAATTAATCAGGCCGTATGCCCACCTGGCATATAGGTGCTAAGTGGAATTTGCCATTACTAGTGCATGGGCCTTACACGCAGAAATTAACATAATTGATTAACTGAAACTATGCACAGATTCACATGAGTGTGTGCAAGCTGATGACAGACAATTGAGGACATGTGTCAATATATATACTGCACAAATAAATTGTAAATGATGACAAATGTCCAACAAGTAATTGGAATAACGGTTTATTTAATGCATGGACCTAAATCTATAGGTGATGAAATCAGTTCCATACTGAAACTGTCTATGTTCATTTTCGGTTCGTCTCACCTTCCTGTGCTGTATACATAAGTCATTCAAGCTGAACAGGTTGGCACAGTTTATTATTAATGAACTTCGAGTTAAGGAAGCCATATAATCTCCGGTGTATATAGGCCTTACTTCTGCATTAGAAGAGGTATACGAACTTATGACCTATATGCTATGTGAATAGCTGTTTTCGGCAGATTGGCCAGCTCTCTATATACAACGGCTTGTAGGCCCTATATGTGACATAATTCTTTCATGAAGTATTTGGGCGAACTACAAGGCGGTATACCGTGTGGCCAAGACGGGCTTAATTATCGGCGAGAGGACTTGATGACGTATGTACAGCGTAAGGACTTCGGTATAGGGAACTGTGTAACGTATGTGACGGTCTATACATCGGTAAGAACTGTTCAAGCAGTCTTTAAATGATAGATGTATAATGGAATGAAAACTTCTACGTCCCCCTACGCATCTGCTCAGGTATATGTAGCGGATATTATATGCCATACATCTATGGGCTTATGATCAACGgcatttataaatacattatgAAATTCACAGTGCATTGTATACAGGCCTGTTAAgctttgtatgtaaatttgagTCTAACTTCTAGATTTTGACGCGGATGTAACGTATGTATTTTCTGGGATTCTGACGATTACACACGAGTGTACATAACGCTGTACGaatatatacatggataaagacattggcaAGTTAATGTGATGCAACTCGCCCACAGGCTCGATTATTAAATATCCAGTAGACGCTCTGTATGGTTGCACTGTCTGGAGGGAACCTTGAAGACGTTTAGTGAAAAGGCCAAATTCATACTGGCCTATATTCTCATTTTAGACCTCATCATGCCAGTCAAATTCGCACATGTGGCCTTATAGAGGATTACAAGAATCTCCAGTGACTCTCCAAAATTTGAGCATTCAACTGatacagtgtcaaaatatatacatttctgaGAATCAAGAATCCAGAATCCATGTGGACCATGCAGAAACTGACGTGTAAAGTTCTATTTAACTACCTCCGGAAGTGTTAAAGTCTCATTGCCATATGGATTACATAGAAGGTGATTTGTTTTCCTGTATAGTGACTGGTGATATTCGGCGCCTCAAGGTTTTCGTCGGAAAAGGTTTGAGTGTTAACCACGTGTTTCGCTCAACGGAGTTTCCCGAAAGACTGGGCAGGACGCTGTTGGAGATAGCAGTCCGCGAAAAACAAACCGATGTGATCCAGTTCCTCGTGGAGAAGGGATGCAATGCAAATTTAACCTATGTTGTGAGTGTGTCCGAAATTGGTTATATTATAAAACCGTACAGAAATCCGGACCGCTTGAAGATCACGGTTCTGTTCAGCTGCATCGTGCAAGGTGATGTTGAAACTATACGGTTGTTAGTTCAAGGCGGATTTGATGTGAATGTGGTTGATGACAGAGGTTGCAGTGCGATCTGGCATGCTGTCGACTTGGCAAACTATGAGATGGTTAAGGTTATGTTATGTGCCAAGGGCAGCGACGTCAATCTCCCAGACAGAACCAAACTACGACCTCTGCACATCGCGGCCATCCATGGAAACACAAAGATACTGACACTTTTGCTGAGACACGACGCCGAGGTGGACGCTGTCCAGGTACGAGGTTCAACGGCGTTGTGTTTGGCGAGTCGCAGAGGCGATTTAGACAGTGTTCGATACTTATTGCTGAACGGGGCGGACCCCAACCACGTGGATTGTCAAGGACACACTCCTCTGTCGTCTGCAATTCGAGGAATCTCTGACGTCAGAGTTGTGAGTTTACTGATTGATGCCGGTGCTCGAGTCACCATGGGGATAATACAGGCTTGTCAAGACGAAAATCCACTCCTTGTAAAAGAACATCCAAATGTCTTCAGTCAGCTTCGAACATTATCCTGCAGACCTCAGACGTTACAGATGTTGTGTAGTTTGAAAATACGACGTTGTCTTATGAAATCGTCTCGTAAACTTGATTTGTTGCGAAAATCGTGCCACTTACCATTGCCAAAAGCTTTACGGGAATATGTTATCCTTAGTCATCTATgctgatttatgttttatcGTATGTTcgcatgtataatgtacagaatATAGACCATTATGGCAACAGCgttttgaaaaaattcttgaagaaTGTATTTCCTCAGAAGTCTATTGACCAATACAAATAGGTGGTATCGCCTAAGTATAAAGGTCTATTTTATTGCATTTAGCTGAATGAAAGCTATAAGAATACTGTATGTAATTTTGTAGGCTATATACCATACATATCGTATAGGCCAACTGTGGCAACTCCAACAAATGATACAAGGGGATACACGGTTCAGTGTTTCTGTGTCGttcttgaaaatgatttatATAATAAAACCGCAATATTGAATCATCTATCGCCTTGCGTCATTTATTGGAGTTGCcggacatgtaggcctagtatTCTACCTTGCGGAGCTTATCAGTAGAAATAGAAATGCGTGATAGACATGCGTTGTTTCCCTTTGTTCTTGTCCAATGCTGTAAATATGCAACCGCAGATTTACATCATTctatacacagatatatatgcaGGCCTATCCAATGTTTGCTGGCTGTATGTAGGGCCCTTGCTGTAAAGGTCTAACAACTATACGTATACCGGTACACCCTTTAAACGCAAAAGTTTTAagatgtcaacatttttaaGCCTTAAGGTCAAACAACATTAATTGCAGTTAAGATTATGGCCTCAGGCGACTTAAAGTATTACTTCGTGTAATGACTGTTTGCAAGTTGCATTAAGTAATGTAAGATTACAAGACAACATTTACAATACTGAACACAACATCtaaaagttttaatttcacATATAGTGTTAGAATACAACATTTTCTAAGCACTTTGTATCAATTAAGTGTTGATTTCTAACTCTTTTAGATAGTGTTTTCCCAACCGTGATTACAAATGTTTTTCCTCATTCATTACTTCcaaatgttgaatttattttaaagttctATACAACAATTATATATACTTTGTCCATACACACCTACTGCATTTTGGAGTCTGGTTACGCGCTACTTTAGAAAAATGATcgtgtatatatgttatatatattttataaaactgaaTCCTGCTACATATTCACGATtcaacaacaaatatttaaaaacttgTCACTCGTGACTACAAATTTTACTGGAATAGTTCCTATGCTATACGGTGGTTCAAGCTTCTGGTTTCAGCATGCATGTAATATGACACGGTGCTTGTTCGATGAACAAACAGGCCTATATGCTTCAGGCATTAAGCGCGTACTTAAGGGCAATTTGCATGGCGCAAATGTAATCCAGAAACCTTGTGTTCCACAGATTAGTTTAACGAGTACTGTGTATCTGCAAGAAATCACTCTCTATTTggacattttattttgccatgTTTTGCATCATTAGTTCTTGTCAAATTAAACCTTTCGTCATTtggagttacactacttgtgcATTACAAATGTTATTGTTCTCCTGAGAACGGAGAGAagaaacaacaagaacaacttATTCAAGGCGGATTTTTTTTGAACGATTTACATCTGTGAAAGGCAATGAAATGTTAAACgtataattgtaatttttacacatatatatgcacttaTAGATTTGTGATCAAAATCATTAGATCTATTCTGACTCCTAACGGAAGGGGCTTCGCAGAATACCATACATAAAGAACATCCTGCCTCCAAGAAACCTGCACGGCACACAACTCGAAGGCATCAAGCTGAAACCGTATCTTGGGTCAAGATGTGAGTTCTGttctatgtgtatatacatacatgtgtgtctattgtatttcacctaaagtttagcattttccaattgacacattttttgcttgattctgatttctTATCTGCTTTACATGAGACCATTTAAGaatgttttgtgaagtttgattaatttgtgATCAGAAAAGGTCAAGTTAAGTGTTGacttcaaaaatataattttacgGTGtttttgtgcttctgaaaatgtAAGGTAAAATAGGTAAAATACCGTATACCGTATTATTTATACAGATGTTATACTTGATCTCAAATGAGTTAACGTGTAGAATGACAAACAGACCAAAACACGTGGTAATAAACACGATAAAGTTTTTGTTAAGCTACAGTTCTGCTCTGGGTTATACGCAAAGTCCCGGtattatacatatgtgtgttgtTTATAAATGTGCGTATTAGTTGTATACTTCATTTGAATCTCAACTGGTGATGTAAAATATTTGGAAACTAAATGTTTTAACATGAGATAGGCTACAAAACGTCACAATAAAAgatatgtgtgtttttcttcaaaattactTAAATGAGCTGTTAGTAATGTAACATTATAAGGTATTAATCTCATTCACGTATTGTACTCTGATTGGTCTGATTGgttgtttacgccatactctatATCTGTAtctattataatatatattgtaaatatttttgagtacggcgtaaaacactaatcaaatgaataaaataaataaaataaatgtaatatacgTTCCGGTTCTAAAGCTATGGGCTCATATTTATCAAGCGTCATGTAAGACTTTAGTAAAAAAATTCACACAGCTGCAATTTCAACAATTTTTATAGAATGTATATCGTCAGAAGTTTATTGACCGATATACACTCCTGGTATCGTTTCTTAAACGTCGATTTCATCGTATAGTTGTATATATCAGAGTACTGCGCGTAATTTGTAGGCTGTACACTATAGAGTAGGCCTACGTACTTTGACAACTCCAACAAATGACATTCGAAAATCAAAATGATGTAGAGAGTTTAAAATTTGTGCGCTGATTTTTTATTGCAGAACAATGTATCAGCCTCATTGAAACcacaattttatttctttattttcgtttttttttgtttttcgttaagcacttgcaatttatgatttAAGTCTATGAGCCCTAGTTCAGGGTTTGGACTAATGAGGACGCGTGTTCGAGTCCAGGTCTCGGTGGTTGGGTTGAGGCTTTaattcaggaggtttgtcgggATTTGTGTCTGATACTGTTACTATTTTACTGATACTATGATACTGTTGTGTTACGGCCACGGACTTGCGTCTGCGTTAGCGTTTACTCGTCCGTTAAATTTTCTGAGAACAGGGATTAGATAAATTCGCTGGAATGTTTCCATGGATTCCAACCACAATAATGTTGAccaccgtcacataagtgaaaattcttgagtacggtataaaacaccaatcaaaaaaaaaataaaataaaaaataaaaaaataaataaataaaatacttcttgtttaaaaaatacatgcatctaTCCAAGGTAAAaacacaagggagataaccgtaACAACATTAAGATTTTGTACACTCATGATTAGCTCCCATAGCCTACTCTCCTTGACGAAGTTACAAAAGCTTCAGTTTCTGATTTTTAGGAAAATGTTTCTgttgattttcattttggtGCTTGTCGTTGTGTTTTCTTACCTTCCACAATATTCGCCACTTATTTCAAAACATGTAAGTATTTGGCTTATTCGCGTTGTAATCAATGTGAACAAATGAACTTAATCTATGCACTCAGAAGCGTCTAACTCTGAAAGCTGCAGGGTATACGATGCGATTGAGGGCCCTAACTCCGTTACCGTGAACGTTTAAGCTTATCAACACTggtagccccgaaagactccaactccttttcttatactggcctagcgtcgttggagtctctacgcttacaatgttaatttcgtgCTCAACCAGGTTCAGTGTCGTTATCGATTTGTTATCGAGTAAGTCTTGCTCAAGtgaaagacaccaacctaaagacctgctttccgcacCATTCGCACCGCCACCATATGCCCCTACTCGATTTAGAACAGATTAATTATAGTCACGAAGGCTTCTACGGTATGCGCTCCTTGGCGAATGCCGTCATCTTCCCACTGATCCACTATGAGGCAGGAGATTCACGTAGCTGCTCAACATACTTAGGAAGCCTTTGTGGCgataataaataaactatgaACCAGATATGGACGCTTGCAGCAGTGCGGTGGtgcagaaagcaggtctttTATTTGTGCGAGATTGTTTTAATAGCAAAGACAATCGGCCTGGTCCTTTGttgagtatgaaattaacatgGTAAATGGACAGACTCCAATGAtgctaggccagtataagaataggagttggagtctttcgaGGCTACAACACTGGCTGCGTCTTGTGagcaaaaaatagaaaataaaaacagtaagttAGATATGGTCCAAGTTTAACAACATGATAAACTTCATCAACAAAAAGATATACTCCCACCTGGCATTCTATAATTGCGAACTAACTCTCATGGCGATCAAAACAGTTGCAAGGATTACAGTGTGAAACATCCCCAAATAGGTCGGATTAACCGCATCTTCACATGCATATTAAAacttccctagcataaattGATGTCAACTAAATTGATGTCCATAATCAACTACCCTGTTCTGACTCTCGCCATAACAAAAACAGTGCATGATCACCAATTCACAAAACAAGATATTTTCAGACTCTACCCTGCTGTGGTTACTATCTTGTTCAGATAGATGCGCATACAATCACACAGGTGATGAGCTCACAGAATTTAGGTCCGTCTCATTCATTCTTGCAAGTGATCGAAATGGTGGCTGGGGTAGTGTGTGAAGATGTACATGATTTATGAATTTAtgcggttgtcatggatcgtttttgCTTTGATGAGACTCACAACACGATAGTTGATTATGTGGACCACTCGATTGGCACTGATTTACACTAGGGAAGTTCTAATGTGTGTGTGAAGATGCGGTCAATCTGACCTGTCTGAGACTGTTTCACACTGTAATCCTTACAACTGTGTGGCTTGATCTGAGAGTTACTACGAAACTAGAGAATGCCAGGTGGTAGAGTGACTTTGAAGACTGTCTCTTTCACAGTGAATGTCTGAAAAGCAGTTCAATGACAAACACGGTTACCACCAGGTTCTTCACAGGATGTTCTAAGCCTGAGTCTCACAAATCTTCACATATATTTCTAGCTACACATGGTATATGTCTCTTATTCACTTTAAACTGATTTAGCATACTTCTTTTGATAGAGAGGTTCAGTTCTTCTCCATTCATTCACATATCTGCTTTACAACCTGCGGTTGTTCACACTGACTGACGTAGGCCATCAGCTGAACTGCATATTTTATTTCCGTTTACCTGTTGACAGATAAGCAAGAGGTTGTTCAAGATCACAGATGAAGAACTTAATTTAAGAACCCAGGTGAAGGATCTCAAAACTCAACAGGAAAGCATAAGTGTGACGGACCACTTTGccaaatatttcaaacttcagaGGCAGATAGATAAACTGCTGGATAATGTCAAAGGGAAAGGTTTGTAGTTTGAGTTGTAGTTTAGTAACTTAAATAGTCTTCTCAATATATTCCTGCACACCAAACATTTGGCATACTTTCACCCAAAGATCCACGCCCTGgaatcacaaagcaatcttagacttgaGTAAAGATTTCAAATCGTgttgaaattgttatttctgatataATGATGTCAAAAAATTGCTTGGTAACATAAATTCTGGATATTAAGTTATTGTAGAAtaaatttcagtcaaaataacggaaaggaacatgccagacttaatgattacaattttgatttaagtcatgTAAGTCTAAGATTGTTTCCTGATCACGGGGCCTGGTTCCCACTGGTTCTTGAAAATTTTTCAAAGTACttctgtttaaaatgttttcaagacATTCAAAGCTGTTCAAAAAGAGGTACTTTTCAGGATTAAATCCTTGTAAGCCACTTGACATTTCAGTGTTAATTATCATATTACCTGTACATTGTCCAATAAATGAGCTACCTAAATacttgggggcctccgtggctcagtcggttagcgcactagtgcagcgtaatgacccaggagcctctcaccaatgcggtcgctgtgagtttaagtccagctcatgctggcttcctctccggccataagtgggaaggtctgtcagcaacctggggatggtcgtgggtttcccccgggctctgcccggtttccacccaccataatgctggccgcagtcgtataagtgaaatattcttgagtacggcgtaaaacaccaatcaaataaataaataattaaacctaaatacatgtatgtagtatcTAATATTCTTCACATAATTGAAGGTTTGTACATAAACTGAACAGTTCTTTAAAGTGCTGGGAAGTATTAGATATTAGGTTCTTGAAAGGTTGATTCATAAGTGTGAATCCTGAAAGTTTGTGCATGCCTATTGTTTGATGTAACTCTGTAACACAAGAGTTTTGAGTGGGacggtctggcagcaacctgcgaatggtcgtgggtttcatccgggctttgcccttgtataagtgaaatattcttgagtacgacgttaaacaccaatcaaataaataaaacaaaagttttaatGAACATTATACCTTCAGgcaaaatatattacatatgaaTCAGTAATGGCGAAAAAATACCAATTAAGTAAATAGACATTACATATGATGTGTACAGCTGAGGTAAAGATGAACTGTGAATTGATCAGGAGTAGTAAAAGTTTAGtgtataaaatatgaagtgTAGTTTTAGTGAACTGTTTGTTAGTGGGAATAATCCATTGACAACTGAGAGAGCAGACTGACTGCCTATGAACAGTATACATTTAAGTCTGTCATTTCCAAAAGCTATGGGTTTGGTACAAAGAGACAAGTGCAGATCTTAACTTCAGTGCTATTGGCTCCTGGCCTTCAAACATCTTATAAAGTACcggtactgtacatatactgacTTAAAATAACTGGGTCCATAAAACATTGTTATCACAGTTCCCAAGTTCGCAGTGTCTGTTAAAGAAAAATACCTCTGAAAGTCAAAGTAGGCAATCACTAAGTAGGCCActaaaaactgtgcataaatattctttcatttattttttgggatGTTTTTGAAGAGAGTTAAAAgcactcaaacatttgactttctgtttgggctttatgggccatactatcagaggttaggaactcttgACATCataataactctttttacccatgagtgaaagattactgaaataataatgttcccaaaaattacttccttttggtgaacatcaggaaaagaagcgatgtgacatcagagttcttCGTTACCGTCATCATGGCTCATAAAGTCCaccatttttcaaatattttagtggctttcaacacaaaaaataaatgaaagtatttttacgcatagttttcagttgtctttaagGGGAAACCTTACTTTGTATTTTAgcttaattttttgaaaatttgatgATCGTAAAGTCAAAACTGATGTGATTAAAATCTTATTTCAAGAGAACtagtataattttatattttgaaataaaaccagaagttctgtcaaatgtatgtaaacctTTATTTTTTCGTTTTATTTCCAGCCAATGCTCGTCTGCAGAAAACCACCATGGTGACAATGGCTGTGAAAATATCAATTCATATTATTCATGTAAGTGAACCATTTTTATGGTAATTATGtaattaaaatgcaaaaaaaatatatatattaataaattattagcAATGCATCATGACTTTTTATTTCCTTTGATTAGCTTATTCCATGACTGTCAAGAAGTCTTGCATTAGTTTCATCACCCAAAGTTTGATAggaattcatgtatatacatgtataaaattaaacaaCATATTATATTGACAGCAAAAATGATATTGATACAAAATATCGTTTTGAGACAGGTTGTATCTGTCTTCTTGTTTTGTTCTCCTCTGTTAGATCTTGTTCATGTTGTCGTTGATCCTGTCCTATAGACGAGAGCCATTACTGGTCATGCCTGCACAGTGGTTCACTCCCCTGGCTAAACTCATCGCCTTCCCAACAGGAATAGCAGGTAGGATTGTGAGAGAATTCAAGGTGCCACAAATCCTAATAGGGTCATTACTCTTTCTCAGGCCAATTTCTTCAACTTTCTCGCATGTTCAGGTGATGTTAAGCATGTTTAGGCATTTTGTCTGCctaaactgaaaaaatattattttctgtgaaaGCATGATGCCaggtaaaccaccaaacatAAATTATAGCCACCATCACAGCATTGAGATGAACAAACTACAAGTGCATTCAAAGTGGCCCTTaaacatgcaagaagtgtgaAGAAATGGGTACTGTAAACCTTCAGCTTGCTTGTGACATTAAGTAACATTAACAATACATTAAGTAGCTAACTGTAAGTTGAACATTatgccaaaaattaaaaaaaaaaaaattggagtgGAGTggatttggggggggggggtgatatTTTATGTACCAAAATTAACCCACTATTTTATTCATCTTTTCCATCATCGGTCAGAATTTAATGACATCAGCAGTGGACTTACCTGTTTTGTGGACTTCATCCAGCAGGAGTTGTTTAAACAGCTATCATTGCTGAGTTGAAACCACACCAAATCATTCTGGGTGAATTAAAGATGGATGGATGTGTTGTGCTAATCTTAACAGTGATAGTGATTTGTGAGAAGTCTCTTAATAACTTTAGAACATTGTCATCAATGTTTTTGTTACCACCATGGGAAGTCTTTTCTGCAGACAGTGTACGTTTGATTGGCTGTACACATTGTGAAAGgaattaaaacatgtattttgatcTGACAATCTCAGCCCAAGTCTGTACTCTGTGTTGATCTTTATCTCACATTTGAAGTTTTTTAGCTGGTAAGCCAAATGACAGTATGCTAGGAGTGGGTGGAGCAAAATAAGGTTGAAAAGCAGCATTAAACCCCAGGCTTGCGTCCTCTCATGGATTATCTATTTTCTTCTTTAGAGCAGCTCGTCACCTTTAATAAAACCATTGTATTgtgataattaatttttttaatatgtactAATTAATGAATtcacttattttattttcaggagGAGTTGGCGTGACATTTTGGATTTTGGCATGTAATACGGTGGTGCAGAAAGGAAGAAGGTTAGCTGGTGTGTGACATGGGTTGGAGCACGCATGTAATAGATGAAGTGAATATCATTGGTTCGCACACTAAGTGGACAGGGTGCTATTGTCCCTCAGGGTGGACCCAGTGAGTTTTGAATTCTGACAATTATatgactgatatacatgtacaacactatATGCGAGAGTTGTTAGTCAGGTGATGTGCAGATGAGATCAAGAGGTGACTCAAGATGCCATGATTGCAAACTACAGGTGTGTTGGAGTTAAGAGCTCATGTATGTTTGTTGCACAGATCCTGATCCATTAAGTGAAAGACtgtcaagattttaaaaatgaccTGCCAATACCTGTATCACCAACAGCTGAAGTTCGGACCAGACTTACATAATTAAGAGGGAGGAGTCCATTTGGGGGAATGATAAAAGTTTTCCATGTCAGTCCTTATGGATCACTATCATGTGTTGTTCTCTTCAGATTCTGTCTGAAATAGCTGGaaatttgtgttgattttgGCTTTACAAGATCAAATGTTTCCTGAAATCGCTTGTCCAAAATGGCCGGTGGTATGACATAAACATACTTGGGATTTGGTGATGCATGGAAGTCCTCTTTTTCTTTGGctctatttttatttcatttttttgcaaCGTTTGGTGATCCAGTTTGTGTGAACTGTTTAGATCTATACATTATTCTGCTTGTTACTATAAAGCAGAGTTGAGACTTGTGGTTGAATGTTGGTGAAAAAGCGCTAATTCACAATGGCTGTGACATCCGTCTTCTATAACTGAATCTCTCCTCAAGTGAATGGcccatgttgaaaaaaaaaaaaaagatttcaaagAAATGATCAACCAGCAAAAAGACTGAGCGACTAGAACTGCTgcatgtcacagctaaaaaaTTAGCGTGAGCAATGGGGGTTAGAAGGAAGAGCTTCCTACAAGTgcattattatttgttgttttatacatGGTATACCTTACTAGTTTAATCATTATTCATACTTTCTGTGAATAAATGAGTAACTTAATGCGAATCCggtattattttgttatttggaGGAGTGTTAAGATTTCCACAGAAATGGGATTTCTTTTTGGAATGGTTCACCTATTCCCCTGCAGTGGAGACTTGGCTCCAAGCCAAactggcctagtggttagagcatccgcgTCAAGTTGGGagacctcgggatcaaaccagggTGGGGTCATACCAGAGACTTTAGAACTggaacttgttgctgcctcacttagTGCTCAGCACGGAgcagttagagcaaggaaacaggactggttggctcggtgtcaatGTAtggtgactgggtggggtgtgaaagagcaactttcagtgtaatttatgcacattcttaatttaattttggagacaaaactacaatagTTGGTTTGGcaagtttcagggcttcacagaaagtataattttatcagtcaacacaaaataatgccttcagagtatgcttgaataaacaccttgcaaacatgtgaaaaggttgaagaattacaggggTTGCACTGTGGATCTATAGTCCACATTCTCTCCATATAATAGCTTTCATCATGTAGTACATTTTTGGACAAAAGGGAATGCACATTACCGTAAATGACCAGAAAATTCTTCCGTGGcaaagttgctcattttgcctAATTTTTAGAGTTTTACTAAAATCCAGGAAGATATTTTCTAGTTTGTGTGCAAGGTACATATAGCATGACACTGGAAAAATGTTGCAGGACCAAAAGTTCTATTTTATAtccacatttatttacttctgaAAAAGGCACTTCTTTGGGCGAAATCTTAAGTCGTTTACCACACGTGTTCCTGTAAATGAAAGGTTGATA
Encoded proteins:
- the LOC135463343 gene encoding ankyrin repeat domain-containing protein 50-like — translated: MDYIEGDLFSCIVTGDIRRLKVFVGKGLSVNHVFRSTEFPERLGRTLLEIAVREKQTDVIQFLVEKGCNANLTYVVSVSEIGYIIKPYRNPDRLKITVLFSCIVQGDVETIRLLVQGGFDVNVVDDRGCSAIWHAVDLANYEMVKVMLCAKGSDVNLPDRTKLRPLHIAAIHGNTKILTLLLRHDAEVDAVQVRGSTALCLASRRGDLDSVRYLLLNGADPNHVDCQGHTPLSSAIRGISDVRVVSLLIDAGARVTMGIIQACQDENPLLVKEHPNVFSQLRTLSCRPQTLQMLCSLKIRRCLMKSSRKLDLLRKSCHLPLPKALREYVILSHLC
- the LOC135482367 gene encoding guided entry of tail-anchored proteins factor 1-like encodes the protein MFLLIFILVLVVVFSYLPQYSPLISKHISKRLFKITDEELNLRTQVKDLKTQQESISVTDHFAKYFKLQRQIDKLLDNVKGKANARLQKTTMVTMAVKISIHIIHILFMLSLILSYRREPLLVMPAQWFTPLAKLIAFPTGIAGGVGVTFWILACNTVVQKGRRLAGV